A stretch of Tenrec ecaudatus isolate mTenEca1 chromosome 2, mTenEca1.hap1, whole genome shotgun sequence DNA encodes these proteins:
- the IL5 gene encoding interleukin-5 has protein sequence MRMLLHLSLLALGAAHTWALAIENPVSTLVTETLRLLSTHGTLLIGNGTLKILTPVHTEHRLCAEEVFQGIDTLKNQTVQDGEVEKLFRNLSLLREHMDLQKKKCKGERRKVKQFLDYLQEFLLEVINTNYAMQSRNQVGFL, from the exons ATGAGAATGCTTCTGCATTTGAGTCTGCTGGCTCTCGGAGCTGCCCATACTTGGGCCCTTGCCATAGAAAATCCTGTGTCCACGCTGGTGACCGAGACCTTGAGACTGCTCTCCACTCATGGAACTCTACTGATTGGCAATGgg ACCTTGAAGATTCTTACCCCTGTGCATACAGAA CACCGACTCTGCGCTGAGGAAGTCTTCCAGGGGATAGACACCCTGAAGAATCAAACTGTACAAGACGGTGAAGTGGAAAAGCTGTTTAGAAACTTGTCTTTACTCAGGGAACACATGGAtctccaaaag AAAAAGTGCAAAGGAGAAAGACGGAAAGTGAAGCAATTCCTAGACTACTTGCAAGAGTTTCTTCTTGAAGTAATAAACACTAACTATGCAATGCAGAGTAGAAATCAAGTTGGCTTTCTGTAG